The Syngnathus scovelli strain Florida chromosome 7, RoL_Ssco_1.2, whole genome shotgun sequence DNA window ATACCTTGAACCAAATGTTGTAGGTGGTAGAAACAAAAAATTTCAATCAAAGGATTTTATGCAATACCCTAACCACCACAATATTTTGCTTACGGTAGTGCTGAGCAGTTTCTCCCAATCAGGTTTGAGATAAAACACCACACCCCTCCAGGCCCCGGGTAGAGTGGCCCCACGGACGAGGAGCACCAGGAGCACCACATAAGGAAAAGTTGCTGTCACCCAGACCacctaaaacaaaataaagcaaCTTCTTGTTTCCATGTTTACGTGTACGTCGATgactgtgatgtcatcacaTTGCTGTTTTCATTCAGTGAAATTGAATCAAGTGctaaaaaaagattttcaggtCTGGTTTGTGGTCTCATTGGTGAACCGCAGAAGatttttctctaaccaacttgtCCAACAGCAATGATGAATGATTCTCTTCATACCATCCATTCATCCTAAGTGACACCCTCCACCCAATTAGCCAAATTGGTAAAAAGGTCAAGTTACCTTCCCAGATGTTTTGACTCCCTTCCAGATGCTGAAATAGACGATGGTGAAGATGAAGAGCAAACAAAGGGCTAACTGCCAGCTGACCGAACCGAGCTGGTGCAGACCGGAAGAGAGGTGCACCTGCAAAACGTGTCGACTGGAGAAAAAAAGCCAAGGGTGGGGAGGAAaggtgaggagaaaaaaaaccccaataaGATGCTCACAAAAGAAATGAAATGTGATTCAGGCACAGTGCATTGAATATATAATGGATAAAATATCTCGAAGGAAAATCTGACTACACagtaacacattttaaaattttacaATACAGAATCATCCTCCCCTCTTTACGCCTCCACATCCCACTTACATGCACTTACGTATAGAACTCCTCGGCGGGGGAGGTGGACAAGTTGGACCACGAAATATTACTGTCGGTGGACATGTAGCTGTGACAGTTGCCCGTGTTCCAGCTATTGGAGCAGGTGGTCCAGGGAAGGGTGGACTGGAACGACGACAACAGGTAGTACAAGGCCCACGCCATGATGGTGTTGTAATAGAAGGCAATGTAGAGGGCTATGACGCAGATAGCAAAGCCGATACCTGGGCGAAGGAACCAGATGAGAACACTCAAGTTCTGGCTTACACATATGCAATACGCCGCCATTTCCAAAGGATTATACTTATTCTGTTTTCAAACCCATGCTTGAGTGGCTGACATTTCCCAGCCTCAGCAATTTACATAGAAACCAATTTCCAAACACCTGGCATTTGCCATGGAAATGTGACAATTTCCATAACACAGTCAGAACATCTCTGTAAATGTTCAAGAGGGGAGTCAGAGCTGCCGGACTTGGCAGGTTAACTGAAACTGCCCCCTCCCAAATTCAAGCAATTGCTCAACTGATTTTGCTACCTTTGAAGATGGGGCAGATATGTTTCCAGATGGAGATGCAGCCATTGCGGTGAAACTGGCCGAGAGCCAGCTCCATGTAGAAGAGCGGCACACCTCCAAACACCGCCATCAACAGGTAGGGAAGTAAAAAGGCACCTGAGGTGAGGACACGGAAGACAGGGGTTAAAAAAATTGCAATCTCATCCAAAATACATATAgatgaaaagattttttttttctcatatctCCCTTTTGCCTCCTATCTGATCATCATTTGTGTGTAcgcatgttttctttttgtcaaaGATAAGAGTTGATTGAGCGCCTGCCCGAGCAAGAGGTTATTAAGCCAGAAGGGGACCGAGGCCATTCCAATAAAACAAAACCCCTCACAATTAATATGGTCGCCTCTATCAAGTGTCTCCTTGAGCCcatctcacacatacacacacttggaaGCAACACAGGAAATTGCATAGGATTTATTATGGCAGATTCAATAAAAGTGGGAAGGGAGGCTGTGTTGTCTTTTGACACACACAGGCGTTATTGCTTAATTTTACTATCTGGATTGTGTAAATATAGTTCTTAAAACATTTATTCAACCTATTTGTTTCAGAGATCATCCAGCGTTATGGATTGCGCTTTAATGTGGGCTCACGACCAACAATGAGGAACTTAAAAATAAATTCCATTTCAACAATTTAAGCCGAGTTAATCAAGCATAACATTcaacaactgaaatattttttaattcatgAACGCCTGGAAATAACATATTTGGCATTTTAATCCATAGTGTTTTGCTAtttttccctctttttttttccctttgaaaTTTATCGATAGATCTATTTTAGATTATTAAGTGCCATTTACAAGTGTATTAATTATTACAAAATCACAAAAAGAGTTGTTAGCAATGTTGACAATTGTTCTATTTGACAAGAGTACTTTTAGGAGTCCACAATGAAGACATTGTTGTTTATTGCTGATTATCTAATATTAATCTTAGATTTTTGCatgaatatatataaaaaaaatatatatatatatcagattttGACCCTTTCTTCATACAGACACCATTCCCACTCATCCAAGGCCTCACCTCCTCCATTTTGGTAGCAGATGTACGGGAAACGCCACACATTTCCCAGGTCCACCGCGTAGCCAATCACAGAGAGCAAGAAGTCCATCTTCTtgctccaagtttccctcggccGGTCCAAGCTGGTTTGTTGGACCACCAGAGTCCTGAGACCTCCCAGCGGGGCGGCGGATCCGGAGCCGCCTGCGGGCCCTGAGGTCGAACCTGCGGAGTAAGCTGCGGAAAGGCCCGCTCCCTCTTTGGCGCTCTGAGGGGTGGACGTAGTGAAGCCGTTGGACACCTGCTGACCAGGAGTCGGACTCTTGGGTCCTTTCTCCGCAAGACCGTCGGCCAGCATCAGTCGACAGTTTTCATCCTGCgtgccctcctcttctgccttcaCCTCCTGGCTCTCCTTTCCTCGCTCGGCCTCGCTCTCccgctcgtcctttgtcaacatgctGGTCATCATCAGATCTTTTGTCTCCATTGGGTCACGCTGGTAGTTGTGTTTTGGTGAGGTAGTTATGGCTGGGAAGGGGTCGGTGAACGCAAGATGGTCTTGGTGCCCGATATGGTGCCCATTAGGGGAACCAATATGGTGAACAGAAGGGACTGCAGACTATGATGGGTTTGTCACCAAGAAAGAGCGATTGCAGACAAGAGAAGTTTGGCTCTTCTCCATCAACTGTTATCAAGGGGATAAAAGCATAAAGGATAAAAGGCGTAAAGGATGAAAAGcagggaaaagaaaaacatcaacTATTGACGCGAGAACATCAATAAAAATGAATGATTGAAACACCAGTGCACTCTAGGTTCAACTTTGAACTTTCATACATTAGTTTTGGATTTTTAAAAAGAGCCGTAATCTAgataaaatacaagatacatGAAGTACGGCGAGCAATGGAGAAAAGCCACATTGATTCACTTAATTTCCTTATGTATCCAATTTCATGTGGAATGAATCAGAGTTGCATaacttttcatttttatctgactAAAAGAAAGAGTCAGGAGAGAACAAGAATAACTGCCTGAAACATCCACGCATGGTTTTATAACCTCGCTAATCGATGGTGAGTTAGTCTAAAAAGTAACTAagacaaataagtcatcatGTTGAATCACAATAATTTGTTCAACAATTATATTTGCTCTGCGTGAGAAcaacaaacagaaaataacGAAAAAGGCAAGCCCAGGAGGGAATAAACGCAAATTTAAACTCAAAGCAGCAATGACAAAACTGATAGATTCCCTCgcaatatatttcaaataataatttttaaaaagtattatTCCATTTAAGTGAACTCAGATTAATGTGGATTATTGTAAATGTGTAACTAATGACAAAATTATTTGTTGCTGAAATCGAAATCGAGTTTACAATGTAATAGTTCAACCTAAATATGAtaatcaattttaatttttacatAAGAATATTCATACTGAGTGATATATCCAACTGAGTTATTTAAAGCGAACTTATTTCAATgagtcaaactcattttgcAACATTTTTGTGACTCTGAACGGTCATCCTCATGTGAAAGCAGTTGAAAACCATTATCTCGACAATGACCTAATTTCAGCTAAATACACAAAAacgtttgaccaaaataaaacatttcaagAAAACAGGAATATTCTTTCCCCTATCTATCCACTTATTAAGTTCCCAAATGCATAATAAAATAAAGTCTAACTATatgtacaaagatttttgtcaaTCTAAACCTCTAAAATAAGTCAAACCAACAATGTGActtcaaaagttaaatattaaTGAAATAAATTCCTGTAGAGGTGAAAGTTTTCTATCCAAAGCACATCAACATTACCTGTTGAGTGAGTTTGATAAaagtcagcagcagcagcagcagcagcagcaaataaaaacaattgggaAAATCCTTGCCAAGGGGAAAACAGCGTAGACTAGTACACGGGGACAGCCATATTTAACTGGCCATTGAGCTCTCGAACCTCTCTCGTTACTCCTCTGTTCCTCCCACTCCCTCACTAactcgcgcacacacatacacacggacacacatgcAGAGAGACGCACAGCCATGCAGCAGCGATGATGCATGCGCATGAACAATTGATACTGGCTAAAGGTTGGGCATGCTGGGAGCTATTCTCATGAAGAATCGAGTGATGATACAATAAGAAGTGGATTGTGGATCAATTTGACTCACCCTGTTATTAGTATAGATAGACAAACACTAACAGGTGGTTGATTCCCttatcttatttttttcccttaaatgcacattttattttatttgttcacCCGCCACTACAAAGAAGATACGAATTTTTGCAGTCTTCTGTTTAGCTCATTTAACAGGTTTTTCAATTGGGTTGAGGTCTGGGGACTGACATGGTCATGGTAGGAGTGAGATGAATTATTTCTACAATTTTTAGTATACTTGtgcaataaaaatacaattatttagaaaaaaatattttaaggcttttaaaaaaatccatt harbors:
- the slc6a4a gene encoding solute carrier family 6 member 4a yields the protein METKDLMMTSMLTKDERESEAERGKESQEVKAEEEGTQDENCRLMLADGLAEKGPKSPTPGQQVSNGFTTSTPQSAKEGAGLSAAYSAGSTSGPAGGSGSAAPLGGLRTLVVQQTSLDRPRETWSKKMDFLLSVIGYAVDLGNVWRFPYICYQNGGGAFLLPYLLMAVFGGVPLFYMELALGQFHRNGCISIWKHICPIFKGIGFAICVIALYIAFYYNTIMAWALYYLLSSFQSTLPWTTCSNSWNTGNCHSYMSTDSNISWSNLSTSPAEEFYTRHVLQVHLSSGLHQLGSVSWQLALCLLFIFTIVYFSIWKGVKTSGKVVWVTATFPYVVLLVLLVRGATLPGAWRGVVFYLKPDWEKLLSTTVWIDAAAQIFFSLGPGFGVLLAYASYNPFHNNCYKDALITSSVNCLTSFLSGFVIFTVLGYMAEMRQQDVDAVAKDAGPSLLFIIYAEAIANMPAATFFAIIFFLMIIMLGLDSTFAGLEGVVTAMLDEFPNVLVKRRERFVFGLVCVCYLGALSTLTYGGAFVVKLFEEYATGPAVITVVLLEVVAVSWFYGTTRFCNDIQLMLGFYPGCFWRICWVAICPIFLLFIIISFLAFPPEVKLFDYQYPPWTTALGYSIGVSSLICVPAYMVYHLINAKGTFKQRLSKSITPEPSNEQHRGFIVTNAV